The DNA segment TGCTCTGCTTTCTGTGGGAACACCCCATTAGgttcattagttttgcagatatttggtcataatCCAAAGTGCTAGACACATTAAATGTACATGAAATATCAGAGGAACACCAAAGTGATGAGGGTTTCTCCTGTAAACACTGTGGATATCTagaccaaatttcatggcaatccgtccaatagttgctgagatatttcagtctagatCAAGGTCGGGGACTGACCAGCtgatcaacaaacaaacactgtcatcCCTAAAGCCATGCTGCCAGTATGACTAAATAACAGGCTTCATTTCATGATATTAGAAACCAGACTCGATTTGTCAGCCATATAGTGATAGTAGGTAAGAAATATGAGCACAAAGTTATGTTTGAAGAGACAAGAGAGTTAGTTCACTAATTTACAACACATTGGTGGAAAACATACTGAAACTCAAATAACTTATGAGATGACAGCCATAGTCCAACCTGAACACTTTTTACACGTTTTATGGTCGACTTATGGGCCAAGGCACattaaaagataataaataattacacCACTGCAAACACTGAAAGAGTTTATCAAACCATTTCTCttgttaaataattcatttctttATCATTGCAAGTTAAATTGTAATTTTTATTCACTCAGcttgtttttaaattcactgCATACAGCAAAttattaatacaataatactgtttttaatgttttcattttaaccCTTTCGAAATGTGCCCAACACAACTACGACTACTGACAATACTCGTTGGTTATTTAGTAAGAATATCTGTTTTAACTATCACCTCTGACATGGACGTTATGTTTGCTTGTGTCTGTCACCCGGAGCACAGAAAGACTACTGGCCTGATTTTCATGAGACTTGGTGGAGGGGTGTAGCATAAGCCAAGAAAAGACCCAGTATATTTTGGAGCAGATCCAACATATTCATTGTAATACTGACATATATAAAGGGGGCACTTGCACATGTGCATAACATAGAAGACTGGACTATTGTCCAGGTCTGCACTCTCTGGGTTCCTCGAGGTTTATTTTGTGCAGTCCATAGCTAATTACCATTTACATTAcagttttctctttaaaaatgttgacaagGCACTGGATGACTTGGCGCTCCATTGTGCAAACTTATATGTGGAACAACGATGGACTGCTGGGAGGAGAGCGGAAAATTTGAAGGAATTTCTCCAGGGGAGAACAGCTGTTGTCACCAGGTGGGTGGCTTTGTGGTTCTGGGGCTGTTTCCTCAGCGTGTGTCCATGGAAAGCTTTTGGTCAAAGCTGTGGACTGGAAGTGTAGTTTCACTGCAGGACTAAGCTGTTATTTCTAAGAAAAGCATGtttagaaaaaggaaacaaatacATGACTAAAAACTGTTCATGCTAACAACATAACGCTGTTTACTGTCTCTTCTGAAAACTGGCCGAGCATTAAAGGCTGCACTTCATCAGCAGTCTCTGAAAGAGAATGTGCTGCCATCATAATATCTAAGAGAGCACTTCAAAACAGGTTGgaacaaaaatgtttcttaaCTGATTCTGAGAAGCCATTATTTTAATCCCttcacatacattcatactTTATTACAATCCAAAGTCACACTGTACCCTGCTTTACCTTCTATAACAACATGAGCACAGCAGTCTCATCACCTGCGTCATCACAGTTAAAGCACACAAACCACAAAGCTATTCAGCTCTGCCCATGTCAGCCTCACATACTGGACCACATCAGTCCAACCTTTGCTAAAGAGGAGATTCTTGATCACAGCTCAGCATAAGCATGCTGTACCCATGTCTCTATATGCCAAGACTGATCCACTGAGCAGCCCCTCTGCTCTAAACAGCCGCCACTGTAACATTTTCATCAGCGCTGTTGGTTGTGGCCACCGTGTCCGTTGAGGTCCcgttgacaggtgtgtgtggggtgaCTTTAGCCAGTCGGTGCTCCTTGCTGTGGGTGCAGCTGCGGGCGCAGAGCTGGCACGAGGCGCAGGCCGAGTTGCAGCAGGGTAAGAAGCGACAGATGCTGACACGCCACAGGAACCAGCCAGGtgaccagcagcaccagcagagcACAATGCTACCTGCCACCACACCCAGGAGGATGTAGAGGACCaacagagacagggagacagaggagtCTGGAGATAAGAGGGGCAAAAGGAAATTTTCTTTATTCACATGACAGCCATATTTAATTTAGGTTATAATGCAGGTGGATTCCACTTCTGACATTTTTAGGGTTGAGTTTTTTAAGGGTTGAGGATTGAGTTGCCTTACTTTACTCTGGCTCCCTCTCTGCTAGGCTTTCCCACTGTCTAAATAAAATGAGTCTGTGCTCAGTCCATTCTCATATTTTACGACGTCATTCTCTAAAGGGCCACAGTGGCACTGGCCTGAGTGTGGTGAGCTGCTCACCAACTTCAAACAAAAGAATGTCCTAATGATGGATGTTCCCCAAAAATGTGTTGACTGTAACAAAAGGCAGGATATCACCCTTTCCCTTAGCCTCTGCCCTGTCATACAAGAAAATAGCAGAATGAAATGTATTCCAACATCCTACATGGTACTGGAAATTTGGTGATGTATACTACATGTGGGTCATGCAGCACAGCTAATGCAGTATGACCACATCCTCCATTTTGGACTGTTAAGGTGGTTTGTGTTGATTACAATACAATAActgcaaacattttattgaactTGAAGCATTTTGTTCCAAAGTTTAGCTGTAACAAAAACTGGTGTTGCAGCTGGTGGTCACCAACCCCAATCAGAAGATGTCCAGATAATAAAAACCAGGAACTTTTCTACAACTCCAGTAACTGAGGACATATCATTCTCTTTGTGTCCAGTACAGGTACAGATCAACAGTAATTACtcttagaaaataaaataaattcaactaCATCCAGCAATGAATAAGTCTGTCTATTCATCCAGCCTGTGGGCAGACCAGGGTGCATTGAAATGGATCTCAGCTAATAAACAGATGGCAATTTGCACAGCAGGCGAATGTGAATTGGCTTCTCCCACTCTCCGTAGAGCAGTCAGAACAGAAGAATAGCTGCTTTCTTAGACCAGACTTGGCCCGGTCTTAAAAGCAATCAGAAGCTGACAGGCTGGCCCAGACAGTCTCTGTTTGCACCTCTGACGCTGGAATAGAGACAGATCACTCAAAAGGCTGCTCTCTGCCGTGAGAATCCATCACCATTTATTGGTTTACGAGTGTTTAGGCAAAATTAACAACTCAATGGTCACGTCCATTAGTTTTATGCCCAGTCATCAGGACACTTTGCATCCAAATGGGCACTTAGTTCATTTGTCTACCAACCAACGGACTGCAGGAGGTAAGCACAGTGCATTACATGCTGATTGATTCCTGTTGGTGGAGTGTTTCCACCAGTTGAATCAATAAATATCTTGTATGTCAAAATGATCAGTGAACTCACCTGTTACTGACTCATGACTGGGAGTGCTGTCTGGCATGCCACAGTTCATATGTGAAGGAATTGGCACTGTGGGGGGATTCAcaaaaggtggaggtggggttgCTATAGCCGGTGGAGGTTCAGGAGGTAAAAGCTGACCTGCTGATAAAGGACAAACTTgggttaaatattaaatgaaatgcCATAGAGACACcctttaaattatttatagCACTCTGAAATTCCAGGTTTCCCTCCAACACTGCTgagatttgaaatgttttgaagaaTTAACTGAGAATTTGAATGTACTCTAATAAAATCAGTCTGTGCCTCTTTAAATATCAGTGTGTCACCATCACATAACTGACCTTTGCAACCTGTAGTCAGGTTTTCCTCCAAGTCACTTCCATCCCCACAGTTGTCGATGCCTTTATCATCACACACCAGGCTGAGAGGAATGCACTTCCCATTCCTGCAGGTAAAATAAGGCTCACTGCTGcactctgattggttgaaaccTAAAGAATTGAGTTGGGGTtggggaaagagaggaaggatcTAAGTCAGCCGTAAACAGTAGAGTTTTAGGAACAGGAGCACACCTCAACCGACCTCCGACATAACCTCCTAATCCCTCTCCTTGTCTTCACCGTCAGATTCTGCACCCCTCCTGCCCACCTGCCCATTTCTTTCTCAtactcttcctctctttcctacTCTCCATAAGGTCTTGATGGATCGTGATGGGGTCCGTTGTGCCCTGGTGCAATGGCAGATTCCCCACTGAAGCTTCCCCACAAAGCAGCAACAGAATGAAGAAGTATAAGAGATCAAACTTCATTCACAATCTTTTCGTCTTGTGTAATAACAATTAAAATGGGCAA comes from the Larimichthys crocea isolate SSNF chromosome VI, L_crocea_2.0, whole genome shotgun sequence genome and includes:
- the ldlrad2 gene encoding low-density lipoprotein receptor class A domain-containing protein 2 isoform X2, whose product is MEVEVGSCWHLRLLLVLCSMTLRSSAIETVNVVDFCGQTIRDDGMIVNSHQESKKYYFVTMGTDCHLTMQASSPKDKVQFHFRFFLVYSLLRVAPLSPAPVFPESPRGSAPLNPRLEPTSGESSGDPCHAGSYVQFYDGRDRSSPPLGPPLCGKSPPRPVLSTGNYLTLRLVTRGTQPRVDFVGDFTSFRLGFNQSECSSEPYFTCRNGKCIPLSLVCDDKGIDNCGDGSDLEENLTTGCKGQLLPPEPPPAIATPPPPFVNPPTVPIPSHMNCGMPDSTPSHESVTDSSVSLSLLVLYILLGVVAGSIVLCWCCWSPGWFLWRVSICRFLPCCNSACASCQLCARSCTHSKEHRLAKVTPHTPVNGTSTDTVATTNSADENVTVAAV
- the ldlrad2 gene encoding low-density lipoprotein receptor class A domain-containing protein 2 isoform X1, with the protein product MEVEVGSCWHLRLLLVLCSMTLRSSAIETVNVVDFCGQTIRDDGMIVNSHQESKKYYFVTMGTDCHLTMQASSPKDKVQFHFRFFLVYSLLRVAPLSPAPVFPESPRGSAPLNPRLEPTSGESSGDPCHAGSYVQFYDGRDRSSPPLGPPLCGKSPPRPVLSTGNYLTLRLVTRGTQPRVDFVGDFTSFRLGFNQSECSSEPYFTCRNGKCIPLSLVCDDKGIDNCGDGSDLEENLTTGCKAGQLLPPEPPPAIATPPPPFVNPPTVPIPSHMNCGMPDSTPSHESVTDSSVSLSLLVLYILLGVVAGSIVLCWCCWSPGWFLWRVSICRFLPCCNSACASCQLCARSCTHSKEHRLAKVTPHTPVNGTSTDTVATTNSADENVTVAAV